Proteins from one Planctomycetota bacterium genomic window:
- the ccoN gene encoding cytochrome-c oxidase, cbb3-type subunit I, which yields MNGSFGKDAPPAAIGRSGKDGGSGGAAGAEASAPAPILERFTYDDAIVRMFAAATVIWALVAMAAGVFIALELAFPNLSGGIGYLSFGRLRPLHTNAAIFAFAGNAIFAAIYYSTQRLCKARMYSDTLSRLHFWGWQLVIVCAALTLPLGITQSKEYAELEWPIDLLIAVVWVGFFGVNFFGTLARRRERHMYVALWFYIATIITVAVLHVFNNLVLPASFLKSYSIYAGVQDAFMQWWYGHNAVAFFLTTPFLGLMYYFLPKAAQRPVFSYKLSILHFWSLVFIYIWAGPHHLHYTALPEWASSLGMVFSLMLWMPSWGGGINGLLTLRGAWHKVTADPVLKFFVVGITFYMMSTFEGPMLSIKSVNALSHYTDWTIAHVHSGALGWNGFLAFGMIYWLLPRIFQAPLHSQRLANTHFWLATIGILLYVIAIYVAGLTQGLMWRAMDDQGGLTYNFVETLTAILPMYYVRAVGGGMYLIGAFMLGYNFLRTWQARPAVYETPEHTAPPLDPGYIEPPVKSRLTGHTTAEWGKKMDIFTRLGWHRKWEGLPARFTVWVLIAVLTASLFEIIPTFLIRSNVPTITSVKPYTPLELAGRDIYVSEGCYNCHSQMIRPIFAETQRYGKYSQAGEFVYDHPFQWGSRRIGPDMAREGGLKSDLWHVLHFRNPRDMTAQSIMPAYPYLLTNPIDFDALARAVRANAALGVPYTDDEKAHAVELAKVQAARIAADIVAQGGPADLADKQVIAITAYLQRLGTDLTGKPAPAPTSTPAPAVSAAPHEGAR from the coding sequence ATGAACGGCTCGTTTGGCAAGGACGCCCCACCGGCGGCGATCGGGCGGAGCGGGAAAGATGGCGGGTCGGGCGGTGCGGCGGGGGCGGAGGCCTCCGCCCCCGCGCCGATCCTTGAGCGATTCACTTACGACGACGCGATCGTCCGCATGTTCGCCGCGGCGACGGTGATCTGGGCGCTGGTGGCGATGGCGGCGGGCGTGTTCATCGCGCTGGAATTGGCGTTTCCGAATCTGAGCGGGGGCATCGGCTACCTGAGCTTCGGCCGGCTCCGCCCGCTGCACACCAACGCCGCGATCTTCGCCTTCGCCGGCAACGCCATCTTCGCCGCCATCTACTACTCGACGCAGCGCCTGTGCAAAGCCCGCATGTACAGCGATACGCTCAGCCGCCTGCACTTCTGGGGCTGGCAGCTTGTCATCGTCTGCGCGGCGCTGACCTTGCCGCTGGGCATCACGCAGAGCAAGGAGTACGCCGAGCTGGAGTGGCCCATCGACCTGCTCATCGCGGTCGTCTGGGTGGGGTTCTTCGGCGTGAACTTCTTCGGCACGCTCGCCCGCCGGCGCGAGCGGCACATGTACGTCGCGCTCTGGTTCTACATCGCCACGATCATCACCGTCGCGGTGCTTCACGTGTTCAACAACCTTGTCCTGCCCGCCAGCTTTCTCAAAAGCTATTCGATCTACGCCGGCGTGCAGGATGCGTTCATGCAGTGGTGGTACGGACACAACGCCGTGGCCTTCTTTCTGACGACGCCGTTTTTGGGGTTGATGTATTACTTTCTCCCGAAGGCGGCGCAGCGTCCGGTGTTCAGCTACAAGCTGAGCATTCTGCATTTCTGGTCGCTGGTGTTCATCTACATCTGGGCCGGTCCGCACCATCTGCATTACACCGCGCTGCCCGAGTGGGCGTCCTCGCTGGGCATGGTGTTCTCGCTCATGCTCTGGATGCCCTCCTGGGGCGGCGGGATCAACGGGCTATTGACGCTTCGCGGCGCCTGGCACAAAGTCACCGCCGACCCCGTGCTCAAGTTCTTCGTCGTCGGCATCACGTTCTACATGATGTCCACCTTCGAAGGCCCGATGCTCTCCATCAAATCCGTCAACGCGCTGAGCCACTACACTGACTGGACCATCGCGCACGTCCACTCCGGCGCGCTGGGCTGGAACGGATTTCTCGCGTTCGGCATGATCTACTGGCTTTTACCCCGTATTTTTCAGGCCCCGCTGCATTCGCAGCGCCTCGCCAACACGCACTTCTGGCTCGCCACCATCGGCATCCTGCTCTACGTCATCGCCATCTACGTCGCCGGTCTGACGCAGGGGCTCATGTGGCGCGCGATGGATGATCAGGGCGGGCTGACCTACAACTTCGTCGAAACGCTCACCGCGATCCTGCCGATGTACTACGTCCGCGCCGTCGGCGGGGGCATGTACCTCATCGGCGCGTTCATGCTCGGGTACAACTTCCTTCGCACATGGCAGGCCCGCCCCGCCGTGTACGAGACCCCCGAGCACACCGCCCCGCCGCTCGACCCCGGTTACATCGAGCCGCCGGTCAAGTCCCGCCTCACCGGGCACACCACCGCGGAGTGGGGCAAGAAGATGGACATCTTCACCCGTCTCGGGTGGCACCGGAAGTGGGAAGGACTGCCCGCTCGATTCACAGTCTGGGTGCTCATCGCTGTGCTGACCGCGTCGCTCTTTGAGATCATTCCAACGTTCCTGATCCGCTCCAATGTGCCGACGATCACCTCGGTCAAGCCGTACACTCCGCTGGAGCTTGCCGGGCGCGACATCTATGTGTCGGAGGGTTGCTACAACTGTCATTCACAGATGATCCGTCCGATCTTTGCCGAGACGCAGCGTTACGGGAAATATTCGCAGGCGGGCGAGTTCGTGTATGACCATCCGTTCCAGTGGGGCTCGCGCCGGATCGGGCCGGACATGGCGCGCGAAGGCGGACTCAAGTCGGACCTGTGGCACGTGCTGCACTTCCGCAATCCGCGCGACATGACCGCTCAGTCGATCATGCCGGCGTATCCCTACCTGCTGACCAACCCGATCGACTTTGACGCACTGGCCCGCGCGGTGCGTGCGAATGCGGCGTTGGGCGTCCCCTACACCGACGACGAAAAGGCGCATGCCGTCGAACTCGCCAAGGTGCAGGCCGCACGGATCGCCGCCGACATCGTCGCACAGGGCGGCCCGGCGGACCTCGCCGACAAACAGGTCATCGCCATCACCGCTTACCTCCAGCGCCTCGGCACCGACCTGACCGGCAAACCCGCACCCGCACCGACCTCAACCCCCGCCCCCGCCGTCAGCGCCGCACCGCACGAAGGAGCACGATGA
- a CDS encoding c-type cytochrome, which translates to MSDEHKPDILSDHEYDGIREYDNPMPGWWVAVFWITIIFAGLYMMWYHGSVYGSSVRGEYQAAVEANMLKQLAAFGELKPDAPTLIKLTENEIAMNRGRTIFQSYCIACHGPEGQGLVGPNMTDDAYKNVKVIADIPKVVANGAANGTMPAWKAMLSEPDIIIVSAYVATLRGKNLPGPRPAEGNVIAPWSADEK; encoded by the coding sequence ATGAGTGACGAACACAAACCCGACATTCTCTCCGACCACGAATACGACGGCATCCGCGAGTATGACAATCCGATGCCCGGATGGTGGGTCGCCGTCTTCTGGATCACCATCATCTTCGCCGGCCTTTACATGATGTGGTACCACGGCAGCGTGTACGGCTCGTCCGTCCGCGGCGAATATCAGGCCGCCGTCGAAGCCAACATGCTCAAACAACTCGCCGCCTTCGGCGAACTCAAGCCCGACGCCCCCACCCTGATCAAACTCACCGAAAACGAAATCGCCATGAACCGCGGGCGCACCATCTTCCAATCCTACTGCATCGCCTGTCACGGCCCCGAAGGCCAGGGACTCGTCGGCCCCAACATGACCGATGACGCCTACAAGAACGTCAAGGTCATCGCCGACATCCCCAAGGTCGTCGCCAACGGCGCCGCCAACGGCACGATGCCCGCATGGAAAGCCATGCTCTCCGAGCCGGACATCATCATCGTCTCCGCCTACGTCGCCACGCTGCGCGGCAAGAACCTCCCCGGCCCGCGACCGGCCGAGGGAAACGTCATCGCCCCGTGGAGCGCCGACGAAAAGTGA